From Brassica oleracea var. oleracea cultivar TO1000 chromosome C3, BOL, whole genome shotgun sequence, a single genomic window includes:
- the LOC106331411 gene encoding uridine nucleosidase 1 has product MEFCNGGISNGDVLGLSSKREKLIIDTDPGIDDSMAIMMAFQTPELEIVGLTTVFGNVSTQDATRNALLLCEVAGFPDVPVAEGSSEPLKGGIPRVADFVHGKNGLGEVSVPLPSRKKCDKSAAEFLVEKVSEYPGEVTILALGPLTNLAIAIKRDSSFASKVKKIVVLGGAFFALGNVNPAAEANIYGDPEAADVVFTCGADITVVGINITTQLKLTDDDLLALRDSKGKHAKLLSDMCKFYRDWHVKSDGVYGVYLHDPVSFVAVVRPDLFTYKKGVVRVETQGICVGHTLMDQGLKRWNGSNPWVGYSPVSVAWTVDVDGVLEYIKGMLMKP; this is encoded by the exons ATGGAGTTTTGCAACGGTGGGATCTCAAACGGCGACGTTTTGGGTCTCTCTTCTAAACGCGAGAAGCTCATTATCGATACAGACCCAGGAATCG ATGATAGCATGGCGATAATGATGGCGTTTCAAACACCAGAGCTGGAGATAGTAGGACTCACTACCGTCTTTGGTAATGTTTCTACGCAAGATGCTACCCGCAACGCCTTACTCCTG TGTGAGGTTGCTGGCTTCCCTGATGTTCCTGTGGCAGAAGGAAGCTCCGAACCCTTAAAG GGTGGGATTCCACGTGTTGCTGATTTTGTGCACGGTAAAAACGGACTAGGAGAGGTCTCTGTTCCTCTTCCTAGTAGAAAGAAATGTGACAAAAGTGCAGCTGAGTTTCTAGTTGAGAAGGTCTCCGAGTATCCTGGTGAAGTCACCATCCTCGCCCTTGGACCTCTAACCAACCTTGCAATA GCCATCAAGCGAGATAGTTCATTTGCGAGTAAGGTGAAGAAAATTGTTGTACTCGGTGGAGCTTTCTTTGCTTTGGGAAATGTCAATCCTGCAGCTGAGGCCAAT ATATATGGTGACCCGGAAGCAGCTGATGTTGTGTTCACGTGTGGTGCTGATATAACTGTTGTTGGGATAAACATCACAACACAACTTAAACTAACAG ATGATGACCTCTTAGCCCTGCGTGACTCCAAGGGCAAACACGCTAAGTTGTTAAGTGACATGTGCAAGTTTTATAGAGACTGGCACGTCAAGTCTGATGGTGTTTACG GAGTTTACCTCCATGACCCGGTCAGCTTTGTGGCTGTAGTACGGCCTGATCTATTCACGTATAAGAAAGGCGTTGTTAGGGTGGAGACTCAAGGAATATGTGTTGGCCACACTCTCATGGACCAAGGCCTCAAGAG ATGGAATGGGAGCAATCCATGGGTGGGATATTCACCAGTATCAGTGGCATGGACGGTAGATGTAGATGGAGTGTTGGAATATATCAAAGGCATGCTGATGAAGCCTTAA
- the LOC106331420 gene encoding zinc finger A20 and AN1 domain-containing stress-associated protein 4-like, which produces MAEEHPCQTPEGHRLCVNNCGFFGSSATMNLCSNCYGDLCLKNQQQASMKSTVESSLSAASPPPSSEIQSISTSTIAPLVKIYAAEIQIPSTEKQIKQQPPQRPNRCTVCRKRVGLTGFMCRCGTTFCGTHRYPEVHGCTFDFKSAGREEIAKANPLVIAAKLQKI; this is translated from the coding sequence ATGGCGGAAGAACATCCATGTCAGACGCCGGAAGGCCACCGTCTCTGCGTTAACAACTGCGGTTTCTTCGGAAGCTCAGCCACCATGAATCTCTGCTCCAACTGCTACGGCGACCTCTGCCTCAAGAACCAGCAGCAAGCTTCCATGAAATCAACCGTGGAATCCTCCCTCTCCGCCGCATCTCCTCCGCCGTCATCGGAGATCCAATCAATCTCCACGTCGACGATCGCGCCCCTCGTCAAAATTTACGCGGCGGAGATACAGATCCCGTCGACGGAGAAACAAATCAAGCAGCAGCCGCCGCAACGGCCTAATCGGTGCACCGTGTGCAGGAAACGGGTCGGGTTGACCGGGTTCATGTGCCGGTGCGGGACGACTTTCTGCGGGACCCACAGGTATCCGGAGGTTCACGGATGCACGTTCGATTTCAAATCGGCTGGGCGCGAGGAGATCGCTAAGGCTAACCCGTTGGTCATAGCCGCGAAGCTCCAGAAGATATGA
- the LOC106334112 gene encoding GDSL esterase/lipase At2g36325 → MNITKTTPWFLYLCLILLSGYKSVKGSISPSSEPTKDGKFGFKPTTLFVFGDSYADTGNTPVIISPSWRFPYGITFPGKPTGRFGDGRISTDYLAKYLGLRTPIAYKWRRFALPRQVVNKGINFAFGGAGVFETIFTVPTASMQINSFERLLRKNVYSPADLNSSVAFFSFIGNDYIKYNIFNGTSQGRPALIRRVTKQILLDVKRIKDLGVRKVFVVLSPPHNCVPLYSTSKGCNTSNPLTKLHNSLIREGLRKLNDENNEKSFLMLDFYKAFMTIFKYRGVPGVPTFSEPLKACCEGRKGGNSCGDVDIYGRRLYSVCKDPKSFFFWDNVHITDEGWRSVFSLLLPDSR, encoded by the exons ATGAACATAACTAAAACCACTCCTTGGTTTCTTTACTTGTGCCTGATTCTTCTATCAG GCTACAAAAGTGTAAAAGGATCGATTTCTCCATCTAGCGAGCCCACTAAAGATGGCAAGTTTGGTTTCAAACCGACAACGTTGTTTGTGTTCGGAGACTCGTACGCAGACACCGGGAACACACCAGTCATTATCTCGCCCTCATGGAGGTTTCCTTACGGAATCACTTTCCCGGGAAAGCCTACCGGCAGGTTTGGTGATGGTCGTATTTCAACTGACTATCTCG CCAAGTATCTTGGACTTAGAACACCGATTGCATATAAATGGAGGAGGTTCGCACTACCGAGACAAGTTGTGAATAAAGGAATCAATTTCGCATTTGGTGGAGCTGGCGTGTTTGAGACAATATTCACAGTCCCCACCGCGAGTATGCAGATCAATTCCTTTGAACGACTTCTGCGGAAAAATGTTTATTCACCGGCCGATCTCAACTCTTCCGTAGCTTTTTTCAGCTTCATCGGCAATGACTATATCAAGTACAACATATTCAATGGTACCTCGCAG GGCCGTCCAGCATTGATAAGGAGAGTTACGAAACAGATTTTGTTGGATGTAAAGCGAATTAAGGACTTGGGAGTGAGAAAGGTGTTTGTGGTTTTATCTCCACCGCATAATTGTGTGCCGTTATATTCCACTTCTAAAGGCTGCAACACTAGTAACCCGTTGACGAAGCTCCACAACAGTCTTATCCGTGAAGGATTGAGAAAACTAAACGATGAGAATAATGAGAAAAGCTTCCTCATGCTTGATTTCTACAAGGCTTTCATGACCATATTCAAGTATAGAGGAGTTCCGG GAGTTCCGACATTTTCGGAACCATTGAAGGCATGTTGTGAGGGAAGAAAAGGAGGAAACTCTTGTGGAGATGTAGACATATACGGTAGAAGGTTATACAGTGTCTGCAAAGATCCAAAGTCATTCTTTTTCTGGGATAATGTTCATATTACTGATGAAGGATGGCGTTCTGTATTTTCTCTTCTTCTACCTGATTCACGATAA